GAGGCGGTGCAGGAGGGGACGCAGCACGGGGCTCGGGACCATGGCGCTGACATCGGCCCCGTTGCTTGCGATCAGTCGGATCAAGGAGCTGGAGTAGTGCTGCATCGCCGGGTCACCGGGCAGGAACAGGGTCTCCACGCCGGCCATCTCGGCGTTCATCAGTGCCATCGGCCACTCGTACTCGAAGTCGGTAACCCCGCGTAGCCCCTTGAGCAGAATGCCCGCGTCGACGCTGCGGCAGACGTCGACGACCAGTTGCGGTTCGAACGCCTGCGCCCGCACGTTGGGCAGGTGCCCGGTCGACTCACTGATCAGCGCCACCCGCTCGTCGGGGGTGAAGGTGCCCTGCTTGGCCGGGTTGAACAGCACCGCGACGATCACCTCCTCGAAGATGGAGGCGGCACGGGTGATCACATCCAGGTGGCCCATCGTGATCGGGTCGTAGGACCCGGGGCACACGCAGCGGCGCGGATCTCCGGGCAGCAGATCGTTCACGAACCCGACCCTAGCGCCGCCGCACGGGCGAACCAGAGGGTTGTCTCGCCGTACTTGCGATCGTCCTGCCCGCTCAGCCCCGCCGGCCAGGTGGGTTCTGGGGATCGGCTGGACCGCTCCACCACGATGAGCGCGTCATCGGCCAGCCAGCCGTCGGTCAGGGCCTGCAGGACGCTGGCGAGCGCCGGCTCCCCCACCGCGTACGGCGGGTCGATCAGCACCAGGTCCGAGGCGTACGGCGCGCCACCGGCCAGTGCGCGTTCGACCGTGGCCGCGCGGACACTGACGTTCGTCAGGCCCAAGGCGGCGATGTTGGCCTTGATGACGGCCGCAGCCCGGCGGTCGGACTCGACCAGCAGCACCGGCGCCGCGCCACGGGAAGCAGCTTCCAGCCCGAGGGCGCCCGACCCGGCGTACAGATCGAGGGCCGCACCATCGAGGGCATCCAGGTGCTCGAGGCGACCGAACAGGGCTTCGCGGACCCGGTCGCTGGTGGGCCGGGTGCCGGCGCCAGCGGGGGTCTGCAGGCGTCGACCGCCCGCGGTGCCGGCGATGATGCGGGTCATCAGCCACGCTCCAGGAAGGCAGCGCGTTCCTCGTCGACCTGACCAGCGATGAGGGCGGCAAGCTGCGGGTGCTGTGCGAGGTCGGGGTCCTCGGCGATCAGCTGGGCGGCGTCGTCGCGGGCCAACTCGATCAACTCGACGTCCTTGCTGTTGGTCAGTCGCAGCAGTCGCAGGTGGGTCCCCCGGCCGGACTGGTCGGCGCCCAGGACGTCGCCCTCGCGGCGCAACTCCAGGTCGAGGTCGGCCAGGGCGAATCCGTCGGTGGTGTCGGCGACCTTGGCCAACCGGTCCAGCGTGGCCTCAGTATGGGAGTCGGTCACGAGCAGCGCCAGGCCGCCGCCGCTACCGCGCCCGACGCGGCCGCGCAGCTGGTGCAACTGGGAGATGCCGAAGCGGTCGGCGTCCAGGATCACCATCACGGTGGCGTTGGGTACGTCGACACCGACCTCGATGACCGTGGTGGAGACCAGCACGTCGATGTCGCCGGCGCTGAACGCGGCCATCACGGCGTCCTTGTCGGCAGCGCTCATCCGGCCGTGCATCATCTCGATCCGCAGTCCGGCCAGTGCGGGTTCCCGGCGCAGGGATGCGAGGGTCTCGACGACGCCACGGATCGGGCGCCCCGCCTCCTGGGGAGCGTCGGCGGCCAGCGCCCATTCGGGGCTTTCATCGTCGGTCGCCTGGTCCTCTTCACCGATCCGCGGGCACACGACGTACGCCTGGTGTCCGGCGGACACCTCCTCGGCGACCCGTTGCCAGGTGCGTTCCAGCCACCCCGGCTTGGCGGCGGGCACGAGGTGACTGGTGATCGGCGGACGGCCCGGCGGCAACTCGCGCAACTCACTGGTGTCCATATCGCCGAAGACCGTCATCGCGACGGTGCGCGGGATCGGGGTCGCGGTCATCACCAGGACGTGCGGCGGTGCGGCTCCCTTCATCCGCAACGCATCTCGCTGCTCCACCCCGAAGCGGTGTTGCTCGTCGACGACCACCAGTCCGAGGTCGGCGAATTCGACCTGGTCCTGGATGAGGGCGTGGGTGCCGACCACGATGCCGACCTCACCGGTCACGATGTCCAGCAGCGCCTTCTGCTTCTGGGCTTTGGTCATGCTGCCGGTCAACAGCGCCACCCGCGTCGCGTGCTCGGCACCGCCCAGCATCCCGCCCTGCGCAAGGTCGCCGAGCATCGCCTCGATGGACCGCACGTGCTGTTGGGCCAGGACTTCCGTGGGTGCCAACAGGGCGGCCTGCGCTCCGGCATCGACCATCGCCAGCATCGCCCGCAGCGCGACCAGCGTCTTGCCCGAGCCGACCTCGCCCTGCAGCAACCGGTGCATCGGGCGGTCGCGGGACAGCTCGGCCAGGATCGTGGCGGACACCTCGCGCTGACCGGTGGTGAGTTCGAACGGCAACCGCTGGTCGAAGCGCTCGAGCAGCCCGGCGGGCAGGGGACGTCGCGCCGTGGTTCGTAGGGCGTCGTACCGCGCGCGCCGCTGCGCCAACGCCACCTGCACGATCAGCGCCTCGTCGTAGCGCAGCCGCCGTCTGCCCCGCGCGGCGTGTGCATGATCGATCGGCAGATGCAGCGATTGGTACGCATCGAGTTGGCTCAGCAGATGGTGCCGGTCCAGCACCTCCTGGGGTACGGGATCCGGGATCCGCTGTGCCCGCAGGTCTTGCAGCACATGGCTGACAGCGCGGGTGATCCCGGCGTCGGTGACGTTGGGAACGTGCGAGTACACCGGCATGAGCGGTCCGGGGTAGAGATCGGGTGCGTCGAGGTCACCACGGGAGTACGACGGATGCGAGATCTGCAGGCCGCCCTGGTAACTGTCCAGCTTGCCGTAGAAGACCGCCGTGGTGCCCGGGGTCAGTGCCTGCTCGTGCCCGCGCGCGTTGAAAAACACCAGGCCGGCGCGCTGACCGTCAGCGTCCTCGATGACCGCTTGGTACATGCGCCGTTTCGGCTGACTGCGCATCCGCCGGGCGCCGCCACTGACCACGGTCGCGACCAGGACCACCTGCTCACCGACCTCGAACTCCGACAGCCGGCCCGCCTTGTTGATGTCCAGGTAGCGCCGCGGCAGGAAATCCAGGAGGTCCCTCACCGTGACCAGTTTTTCGCTCTTGGTCAGCTTGCCCGCGGACTTCCCGAGGACGTTGGCGAGTTTGGTGTCCCAACCGGTCACGGCGTCGACCTCACTCTGCGCCCACCGAGGCGGCGATCTCGGCACTGCCGCCGAGCAGGAGTTCGGTCTGCAGGTGCGGTGCGGATCGACGTACGTCGGCCAGCGCCTCCTGCAGCACCCGCCAGTCGGCGTCGGCGCCGCGGATGATCGTCACGATCTCGGTGTCGCGGTGACCAGCCGGCCCAGCGCGTCTCGCGTTGCGGCGGCCAGGTCTCCGTCTTCGGTGCGCACATCCACCACCTGGATGCCCGCGATCAACTCGGCACACTCCGCACCTGCCTCGGCGGGCGTGGTCCCCGGCGGGAAGTCGGACCAGGCCTGCAGCGCCAGCGCAGCAGTCACCGGACTGGCGGCGGGGACGACATGGCAGTCCGGGACCAGATCGCTCGCTGCCCGGGCAGCGGCCAGGCCGCCTGCGGTCGAGGCGACGACGACGCCACCGCCGAGCGCGCGCAGCGCATCGACCACCTCGCTGACCGACGGGTCGAGGCGCTGGTGTCGGACAACCTCAGCGCCGAGTGCAGCCGCAAACGTCGCCAGGTCGGGTGACTCGGTGACCAACACCAGACGCTGCCGGTCTGTCGTGTCAGCGGACTGATCGGCGAATCGGGTCACTTCTGGGTATCCGACGGTGCCAGCGCGCGCGGCGCGTTCGAGGGCGGCCGCGACCTCGTCGGTGTGCACATGCACCGAGCGCAACGAGTCGTCTCCCGCGATCACCACCGAGTCACCCAGCGCCACCAGGTCGGCTTGCAGGGCAGCGATGGAGTCGGCGGTGCTGTCCTCCAGGACCAGCATGACTTCGTAACCGGGACCGCCGTCGACCGGCAGGTCGCAGGCGCCCGCCACTGAGACGTTCGCGGCTGGGGCCCAGTTGTCACTCGGGGCGGCAAGACCTGCCCGGCCTTCGACGACGGCCACCAGCGCCGTGAGGAGCACCACGAAACCCGCCCCACCGGCATCGACGACTCCGGCGCGCTGCAGTGCGGGCAAGTCCTGTGGGGAATGCTCCAGGGCTGCTCGAGCCGCCTGCAGCGCTGCCGTGACGACGTCGGCCAGACAGCCGTCGGCTGCCTGCTGTGCGGCGCCCGCAGCGGCGTCGGCGACACTCAGGATCGTGCCCTCTTGCGGTTCGGCGACCGCACTGCGCGCATGCTCGGCTGCCAACCGCAATGCAGCAGAGACCTCCACGGGACCCCACGCCGCGTGATGTTCGGCGGCACCGGCTGCCACCCCTCGGGCGAGTTGACTGAGGATCACCCCGGAGTTGCCCCGCGCGGACAGGACCGCCGCGCGCGCGAACGCATCGGTGAGCTCGGCGATCCCCGCATCGGGCGACACCGCGAATCGCTCGGCCAACAGAGCTTGTTCGAATGTCAGTAACAGATTCGTGCCCGTATCGGCGTCCGGCACCGGGAAGACGTTGAGTGCGTCGATGGTGCTCGCGGCCGAGGCAAGACCGGCACGGGCGATCACTGCCCAACGACGCAGCGCAGTCGCATCAAGCGAACGCAACGGCTCTGCTCGCGCCATCGACTGCCCCTTCGCTGCCTCGTCAATCCCGTCCCGCACAATAGTGCGCGGCACCGACATCGTCGGGCTGCCCGGACTCGTTTTGGTCCTCCGGCATCGCCTCGGCTACCATTTCAGGGTTGCTCGCCACCATGTTGGTTGCGACTTCCGCGGGATCATCCCGCACACCGACCAAACTATTCGTAGGAGATAACTGTGGCTGCCACTTGCGACGTCTGCGGCAAGGGTCCGGGCTTCGGTCACTCCATCTCGCACTCGCACCGCCGCACCAAGCGCCGTTGGAACCCCAACATCCAGCGCATCCGCGCCCGTGTGGGTGAGAATGGCGCGACGCCGAAGCGACTGAACGTGTGCACCTCGTGCATCAAGGCGGGCAAGGTCACTCGCTGACCTCTTCCCGTACGACGAACGGCCGGCTCCCTCATGGGGCCGGCCGTTCTCGTTGGTCAGGCTAATCGCCGGGGTTCGTCACGTAGGTGTGGCCGGCGGGGCTGGTCCAGGTGCAGATGCCTTCGGGCGTCATGGTGACGTGCCAGCCGCCTTCGTGTTTGGCGCGGTGGTGGTGTCGGCATAGGCATTGCAGGTTGTGCGCGGCGGTGTCGCCGTCGGGGTAGCGGATGACGTGGTCGATGTCGGACAGGGTGGCGGGTCGGGTGCAGCCGGGGAACCGGCAGTGCTGGTCGCGGGTTTTGACGAATCGGGCCAGGCGGGCACCGGGACGGTACGACGGGTCCGCGGTTTCGACCACGGTGCCGGTGGTCGCGTCAGTCAACGCCCGGGTCAGCTTCACCCCCAACACTTGCGCCAACTCGATGATCACGGCGGCGGGGATGACCCCGACCCGGGGCAGCAACACATCCTCGATCCCACCAGCAACACCGATCCCACCAGCGGTGACTACTGGCTTCACTGCACTCGACTCGGCCCAGACCCCGTTGATCGGGACCTCATCGGGCGGTCCAGTATCTGGCGGGTCCTGACCGACCGACTGGCTGCGTGCGCGTGCTTCGGCGTTGAGGTCTGCGCGGTTGAGGTCTTCGAGTTCTTCGGCGATCAGGGCGCGTAGTTCCTGGTCGAGTTGATCCAACCCGTTGATCGGGGTCAGGCCGGGTTCGTGCCACTCGTAGTCCAGTGACGCTTCGTCGAACCCGTCGACCAGGTCATCCCAGTCCGGTTCCTCCAACGACAAGTTCTCTGACGGTGTGTCTGGTTCGGCGGTGGTGATGGGGATGGTGAACGTCAACTGGGTGTCTACCCCGACCCCGGACAGGACCAGGTCGGTCAGGGCATCGACCCGGCACTCCGGCAGGGTTTTGTTCGTGGTGGTGACCTGGTGCAGTTCCCGGGCCAGGTCATCGACCGCCGCCATCACCTTGGCGGCTTCCAGGGTGGGTAGGACCGCGGTCAGCTGGGATAGGCCGGGTTCGTGATGCGGGGACACCCACACCCCCACCTGTGAGCGGCGCCGTGCCTGGGCGGCCCGGTCAGCACCGACCGGGTCCAGCCGGGCCCGTAACCGGCGCGCTTTCGCCCGCAACCGCACCGCCGTCATCCCTTCGGGGTCGTCGGCCAGGATCGTGTCTTCGATCTGGCGGGCGACGTGGGCGGGGGCTTCGGTGCTGACCTGCGCGATGGCGCAGGCTTTACCCGGGTCCAAGGTCCCGGACCCGACCCGGTCCACCAACCGCGGACACCGCTGAACCGTGTCCAACGCTTCACCGAGGCGGGTGTTGCTGTGCCGATCCGACCAGCCCAACCGGGTCCCGGTTTCCAGAGCGAACCATTCATCCACGAACGAGCCCGGGTCGTGGCGGATCACCCGGTGAATCAGCAACGGATACGCACCCTGGATGGGGTTCGGGTCATCGCGGTGCTCGATCGCCGCCGCCTGCGTCAACCGGTGCGACTGGATCGCCCACGCACTGTTCTGCACGTGCTGTGCCGCGACAATGTCGCCCATCAAGTCCTCTTCGGACAACCCCGCATAATCACCCGAGACCCGGGCGTACGCGGCCTGCAACAACCCCGCCGCCGCCCGCAGAAGCTCCGCCACCGACGCGTCCGGGCCCACCGGTGACAAGGTCACCGGGGTGGGAGTTGTGGCGGTCAACGTCATACCCCGATTGTACTGATGTACGAACCCCGAAAACAGATATACACAACCCAAATCTTGTCGTCCCTGCGACGTGGCGACCGGCGTGACGTTGAACCGCTCGTCCCAAAATATGAGCAGTCCATCCATATTGCGAGACTAAGTGCTGGACTGGGTGACATGGCGACCTACACCCACGGCCACGCCGAGAGCGTGTTGCGCTCCCACCGCTCCCGCACTGCCGGAAACTCCGCGGGCTACCTGCTGCCCCGGCTGCACCAGGGCCAGTCGCTGCTCGACATCGGCTCCGGACCGGGCACCATCACCGCCGACCTCGCACGCATCGTCGCGCCCGGGCCGGTGACGGCGCTGGAGGCCAACGACGAAGCCATCGCCCTGACCAAGGCCGAATTGGACGGCCAAGGCGTCGACGCGACGTACGTTGTCGGTGACGTCCACGCCCTGGACCTGCCCAGCCGCACGTACGACGTGACCCACGCCCACCAGGTTCTGCAGCATCTGCCCGATCCGGTGGGTGCGCTACGCGAGATGGGTCGCGTCACCCGACCCGGTGGGGTGATCGCCGTACGGGACGCGGACTACGCGGCGTTCACCTGGTGGCCGCGCATCCCGGCCCTGGATGAGTGGCTGGATCTCTACCGCCGCATCGCCCGCCACAACGGCGCCGAACCCGATGCCGGCCGCCGCCTGCTGTCGTGGGCGCGGGCTGCCGATCTGCAGATCCTGCAGGTCACTTCGAGCAACTGGACGTACGCGACGCCCACCGACCGGCGGTGGTGGGGTGGCCTGTGGGCCGACCGCATCACCGGCTCGGCGATCGCGGATCAGGCGACGAGTCTCGGCTGGGCCAGCCAGAGTGACTTGGAACGGATCGCCGACGGCTGGCGCGAGTGGGCAGCCGACCCGGACGGATGGTTCATGGTGCCCAGCGGCGAACTGATCGCAGCCCCGTAACCTCCGCTACGCGTCTTCCTTCGTGCCCTACCTTCTGCGGCACTCCCGGGCGCCGCTGCACTACGGCCGCGTGCTCGCTACGCTCGCCCACAACCTCCGCTACGCGTCTTCCTTCGTGCCCTACCTTCTGGGGCACTCCCGGGCGCCGCTGCACTACGGCCGCGTGCTCGCTACGCTCGCCCACAACCTCCGCTACGCGTCTTCCTTCGTGCCCTCTTCAACCGGCACCAGGATCGGCCGGGTCACCGCCCACGCGATCATCAACAACCCGCAGACCAGGACGATCAGACCGGACCACAGATTGATGTTGAATCCACCGGTCTTGGATTTGTCCTCCGCGGTGTAGTTGAAAAGCCCCATCCCCGCCAGGACGACACCGTAGATCGTCAGCAGAGCGCCGATGATGTTGCGGACGTCGAACAGACCAGCAGATGTCTTCCGGCCGGTGGTTGCCGGGGCGTCGGTGTCGCTGTCACTCATGATCGCAAACCTCTCAGCGGAAGATGATGTTCAAAATGATGACCAGGACCAGGGAGATGCCGGCCATCTTGGTCGGCGACTGCCACCAGTGCGCCACGGATTGATCACCGAAGTCCTCCTTCGGCGTCAGGCTGTAGACCAGTCCACGCAACTCGGACTCCGGTTTGGGCTGGGTAAACATCGTGACCACGATGCTGACCAGGATGTCGACGACGAAGGCAGCACCGGCAGCCACGAAGCTCGCACCCTGACCGGAAAGGTTCAGCACTCCGGTCGAGAGCGGCCCGAGCGCATCCTTGGACAGAATCGCCACAATGATGGCCGCAGCCGTTCCGGAGACCAGACCAACCCAACCGGCGGTCGGAGTCATCCGTTTCCAGAACATACCGAGGATGAACGTCGCGAACAGCGGTGCGTTGAAGAAGCCGAACAACGTCTGCAGATAGTCCATGACGTTGCTGTAGTTTCGCGCGAACAGCGAGGTGAGGATGGCGATCGCCGTTGCCGCCACCGTCGCCCACCGGCCGACCTTCAGGTAGTAACCATCCGGCCGGTCCTTCTTGATGTAGGTCTGCCAGATGTCGTAGGACCACACCGTGTTGAAGGCCGAGATGTTCGCAGCCATACCCGCCATGAACGCCGCCAACATGCCCGCAATCGCCACTCCAAGAAGGCCGTTCGGCAGCAGGTCGCGCATCAAGTACAGCAGCGCGTCGTTGTAGGAACCGCCGGTATCCTTTCCCGCCTTCAGCCCGGAGAGCTCCGGCACGAGCACCCCGGCGATGATGCCCGGGATGATGATGATGAACGGGATGAACATCTTCGGGAACGACCCGATGACCGGGGCCATCCGTGCCGAGTTCATGTCCTTGCTGGCCATCGCCCGCTGGACCTCGACGAAGTTCGTCGTCCAGTAACCGAAGGACAACACGAAGCCCAGACCGAAGACGATGCCGATCACCGACCAGAAGGCACTGGTGAAGCCGGTAAGCGATTGCCCCGGCCACGAAGCGAGTTCGCCCTTCGTGCCCGCGGCCGCCATCTTGTCGGTCAGACCTGACCAGCCGCCAACCTTGTGCAGCGCGATCAACGTCAGCGGCAGCAGGGCCGCGACGATCACGAAGAACTGCAGCACCTCGTTGTAGATCGCCGCCGAAAGCCCACCGAGGGTGATGTAGGCCAGCACGATGGCCGCCGCGACGATCGTGGACACCGTCAGGTCCCACCCGAGCAGCGTGTGCACGATGGTCGCCAGCAGGAACAGGTTGACGCCGGCGATCAGCACCTGTGCGACAGCGAAACTGATCGCGTTGACCAGGTGCGCGGTCGAACCGAACCGGCGGTGCATGAACTCCGGCACACTGCGCACGCCGGAGCCGTAATAGAACGGCATCATCACCACGGCGAGGAACAGCATCGCCGGGACCGCGCCGATCCAGTAGTAGTGCATCGTCGGCATGCCGATCTGCGCACCGTTCGCCGACATACCCATGATCTCGACGGCACCGAGGTTGGCGGAGATGAACGCCAGACCGGTGATCCAGGCGGGCAGCGAACGGCCCGACAGGAAGAAGTCGATGGAACTGGAGACCTGCCTTCGAGCCATCAGACCGATGCCCAGGACGAACACGAAATACAGCGCGATCAGCAGGTAGTCGATGAACCCTGCATCCAGTTGCAGTGAAGACGATGCATCCGCTATCACGCTCAGCCCCTTTGCATTGCAGCTCAATCCAACATTCAGAAACTACTCCTGTTGGACCGTGAAGTGTTCCCAGCCACCGCCCTGCGTGTCACGACCGTCCACGGCAACCCCGGTCCCGTCGGCCACCGCACCGATCACCCGCCACCCGGTCGGCTCGTCGCCTGGAGCGAACGTAGCCAACAGGACGTGCTCCTCTCCCCCGCGCAGCACGCAGTCGGTGCCGCGGTCACCAACCGCGCCCAGCGCTGCGATATCGGGCGCCAACGCAGCGGTGTGTACGTCGATCCGCACCCCACTGGCCTGTGCGATCCGTCCCGCGTCGAGCAGCAGACCGTCGCTCACGTCCAGCATCGCGCTCGCCCCCGCCTCGAGCGCGCGCCGCCCATCGCCGTACGCCGGGTGCGGGCTTTGTTGGTAACCCACCAGTTCCGGGCCGTCAGCAGCCCGATCCTCCTGCAGCAGTAGCAATCCCGCCGCCGCTCGACCCAACGGTCCGGACACGGCCAGTACGTCACCCGGACGCGCCCCACAGCGCAGCACCGGTCGGGCGCCGTCGGGAAGTTCGCCAAGGGCCGTCGCACTGATGACACACACACCGGGTCCGGCCGAGGACAAGTCGCCACCGACGATCACCGCACCGGCACGTGCGGCTTCGCGGCCCAGCCCCACCGCAAGCTCCCGGACCCACGCCAACGGTGTCGCGGGATCAGCGACGAGCGTGACCACCAATGCGGTGGTGGTCCCGCCCATGGCTTCGATGTCAGCGGCGTTCTGCGCCACGCACTTTCGTCCGACGTGGTCCGGCGCGGACCAGTCGTCCCGCCAATCGCGGCCGAGCACCATGGCGTCCGTCGTCACCAGGGCCGCGCCCGAGCGCACCCGCAACCAGGCCGTGTCGTCGCCCGGACCGACCAGGACATCAGTCGACCGAGCACCACCGAGGGCGAGGCCGGCGTTGATCACCGACAAGATCTGGGCCTCGCTGTGACCCCTCAGAACAGCCTCATCTAGGGCCATGTGTCCTCTCCCGATGTACGACGCCGGCGGCAGCAAGAACCACTGGGCAGAGTAGCGTTCAGCCTATGCAGGCCTACATCCTGATCCAGACCGATGTGGGGAAGGCGACCTCGGTGACCGCGGCGCTTCGTGCCCTGCCCGGCGTGCTGACAGCCGAGGAAGTCATCGGGCCCTACGACCTCATAGCCAAGGTCGAGGCGGCCTCGGTCGAAATGCTCGGCGCCGAGGTCATCACGCAGATCCAGCAGGTGCCGGGGATCACCCGGACGCTGACGTGCAGCGTCGTGCGCTGATCCGACGCCTGGCTCCTGCGCTGGCCGCGTCGGTGCTGCTGGCCGGATGCGGTTCGGACACACCCAGCGCGAGCCCGGCGGACAACGCCGC
The window above is part of the Branchiibius hedensis genome. Proteins encoded here:
- the coaD gene encoding pantetheine-phosphate adenylyltransferase produces the protein MNDLLPGDPRRCVCPGSYDPITMGHLDVITRAASIFEEVIVAVLFNPAKQGTFTPDERVALISESTGHLPNVRAQAFEPQLVVDVCRSVDAGILLKGLRGVTDFEYEWPMALMNAEMAGVETLFLPGDPAMQHYSSSLIRLIASNGADVSAMVPSPVLRPLLHRLGR
- the rsmD gene encoding 16S rRNA (guanine(966)-N(2))-methyltransferase RsmD yields the protein MTRIIAGTAGGRRLQTPAGAGTRPTSDRVREALFGRLEHLDALDGAALDLYAGSGALGLEAASRGAAPVLLVESDRRAAAVIKANIAALGLTNVSVRAATVERALAGGAPYASDLVLIDPPYAVGEPALASVLQALTDGWLADDALIVVERSSRSPEPTWPAGLSGQDDRKYGETTLWFARAAALGSGS
- the recG gene encoding ATP-dependent DNA helicase RecG, with amino-acid sequence MTGWDTKLANVLGKSAGKLTKSEKLVTVRDLLDFLPRRYLDINKAGRLSEFEVGEQVVLVATVVSGGARRMRSQPKRRMYQAVIEDADGQRAGLVFFNARGHEQALTPGTTAVFYGKLDSYQGGLQISHPSYSRGDLDAPDLYPGPLMPVYSHVPNVTDAGITRAVSHVLQDLRAQRIPDPVPQEVLDRHHLLSQLDAYQSLHLPIDHAHAARGRRRLRYDEALIVQVALAQRRARYDALRTTARRPLPAGLLERFDQRLPFELTTGQREVSATILAELSRDRPMHRLLQGEVGSGKTLVALRAMLAMVDAGAQAALLAPTEVLAQQHVRSIEAMLGDLAQGGMLGGAEHATRVALLTGSMTKAQKQKALLDIVTGEVGIVVGTHALIQDQVEFADLGLVVVDEQHRFGVEQRDALRMKGAAPPHVLVMTATPIPRTVAMTVFGDMDTSELRELPPGRPPITSHLVPAAKPGWLERTWQRVAEEVSAGHQAYVVCPRIGEEDQATDDESPEWALAADAPQEAGRPIRGVVETLASLRREPALAGLRIEMMHGRMSAADKDAVMAAFSAGDIDVLVSTTVIEVGVDVPNATVMVILDADRFGISQLHQLRGRVGRGSGGGLALLVTDSHTEATLDRLAKVADTTDGFALADLDLELRREGDVLGADQSGRGTHLRLLRLTNSKDVELIELARDDAAQLIAEDPDLAQHPQLAALIAGQVDEERAAFLERG
- a CDS encoding DAK2 domain-containing protein; this translates as MPRTIVRDGIDEAAKGQSMARAEPLRSLDATALRRWAVIARAGLASAASTIDALNVFPVPDADTGTNLLLTFEQALLAERFAVSPDAGIAELTDAFARAAVLSARGNSGVILSQLARGVAAGAAEHHAAWGPVEVSAALRLAAEHARSAVAEPQEGTILSVADAAAGAAQQAADGCLADVVTAALQAARAALEHSPQDLPALQRAGVVDAGGAGFVVLLTALVAVVEGRAGLAAPSDNWAPAANVSVAGACDLPVDGGPGYEVMLVLEDSTADSIAALQADLVALGDSVVIAGDDSLRSVHVHTDEVAAALERAARAGTVGYPEVTRFADQSADTTDRQRLVLVTESPDLATFAAALGAEVVRHQRLDPSVSEVVDALRALGGGVVVASTAGGLAAARAASDLVPDCHVVPAASPVTAALALQAWSDFPPGTTPAEAGAECAELIAGIQVVDVRTEDGDLAAATRDALGRLVTATPRS
- the rpmB gene encoding 50S ribosomal protein L28; translation: MAATCDVCGKGPGFGHSISHSHRRTKRRWNPNIQRIRARVGENGATPKRLNVCTSCIKAGKVTR
- a CDS encoding HNH endonuclease signature motif containing protein — translated: MTLTATTPTPVTLSPVGPDASVAELLRAAAGLLQAAYARVSGDYAGLSEEDLMGDIVAAQHVQNSAWAIQSHRLTQAAAIEHRDDPNPIQGAYPLLIHRVIRHDPGSFVDEWFALETGTRLGWSDRHSNTRLGEALDTVQRCPRLVDRVGSGTLDPGKACAIAQVSTEAPAHVARQIEDTILADDPEGMTAVRLRAKARRLRARLDPVGADRAAQARRRSQVGVWVSPHHEPGLSQLTAVLPTLEAAKVMAAVDDLARELHQVTTTNKTLPECRVDALTDLVLSGVGVDTQLTFTIPITTAEPDTPSENLSLEEPDWDDLVDGFDEASLDYEWHEPGLTPINGLDQLDQELRALIAEELEDLNRADLNAEARARSQSVGQDPPDTGPPDEVPINGVWAESSAVKPVVTAGGIGVAGGIEDVLLPRVGVIPAAVIIELAQVLGVKLTRALTDATTGTVVETADPSYRPGARLARFVKTRDQHCRFPGCTRPATLSDIDHVIRYPDGDTAAHNLQCLCRHHHRAKHEGGWHVTMTPEGICTWTSPAGHTYVTNPGD
- a CDS encoding class I SAM-dependent methyltransferase, with the protein product MATYTHGHAESVLRSHRSRTAGNSAGYLLPRLHQGQSLLDIGSGPGTITADLARIVAPGPVTALEANDEAIALTKAELDGQGVDATYVVGDVHALDLPSRTYDVTHAHQVLQHLPDPVGALREMGRVTRPGGVIAVRDADYAAFTWWPRIPALDEWLDLYRRIARHNGAEPDAGRRLLSWARAADLQILQVTSSNWTYATPTDRRWWGGLWADRITGSAIADQATSLGWASQSDLERIADGWREWAADPDGWFMVPSGELIAAP
- a CDS encoding sodium:solute symporter family protein, with protein sequence MIADASSSLQLDAGFIDYLLIALYFVFVLGIGLMARRQVSSSIDFFLSGRSLPAWITGLAFISANLGAVEIMGMSANGAQIGMPTMHYYWIGAVPAMLFLAVVMMPFYYGSGVRSVPEFMHRRFGSTAHLVNAISFAVAQVLIAGVNLFLLATIVHTLLGWDLTVSTIVAAAIVLAYITLGGLSAAIYNEVLQFFVIVAALLPLTLIALHKVGGWSGLTDKMAAAGTKGELASWPGQSLTGFTSAFWSVIGIVFGLGFVLSFGYWTTNFVEVQRAMASKDMNSARMAPVIGSFPKMFIPFIIIIPGIIAGVLVPELSGLKAGKDTGGSYNDALLYLMRDLLPNGLLGVAIAGMLAAFMAGMAANISAFNTVWSYDIWQTYIKKDRPDGYYLKVGRWATVAATAIAILTSLFARNYSNVMDYLQTLFGFFNAPLFATFILGMFWKRMTPTAGWVGLVSGTAAAIIVAILSKDALGPLSTGVLNLSGQGASFVAAGAAFVVDILVSIVVTMFTQPKPESELRGLVYSLTPKEDFGDQSVAHWWQSPTKMAGISLVLVIILNIIFR
- the thiL gene encoding thiamine-phosphate kinase: MALDEAVLRGHSEAQILSVINAGLALGGARSTDVLVGPGDDTAWLRVRSGAALVTTDAMVLGRDWRDDWSAPDHVGRKCVAQNAADIEAMGGTTTALVVTLVADPATPLAWVRELAVGLGREAARAGAVIVGGDLSSAGPGVCVISATALGELPDGARPVLRCGARPGDVLAVSGPLGRAAAGLLLLQEDRAADGPELVGYQQSPHPAYGDGRRALEAGASAMLDVSDGLLLDAGRIAQASGVRIDVHTAALAPDIAALGAVGDRGTDCVLRGGEEHVLLATFAPGDEPTGWRVIGAVADGTGVAVDGRDTQGGGWEHFTVQQE
- a CDS encoding Lrp/AsnC family transcriptional regulator; amino-acid sequence: MQAYILIQTDVGKATSVTAALRALPGVLTAEEVIGPYDLIAKVEAASVEMLGAEVITQIQQVPGITRTLTCSVVR